Below is a window of Deltaproteobacteria bacterium DNA.
CATCCACCCCCGACTACTTTGCCCCCGGCTCCGGCGTTCTTTTACAGAAAAAGCTTGGGTGCCGCAAGATTCCCGCCTTTGACATCCGTAATACCTCCCCCGGATTTCTTTTTTCCCTCGAGCTGGCCGACTCGATGATCCGTATCGGCAAATACCAGTGCATCCTTGTGATTGCCGCCGAAGTCCATTCCACGGGGCTCGATTTCTCGGACCGCGGTCGGATGATGTCGGTGATCTTCGGCGACGGCGCGGGGGCCGTTGTCCTGGAGCCCACCGAAGGCAATCACGGCATTCTTACGACGCGTCTCCGTTCCGACGGCACTTATTACGACAAGCTCTGGTGCGAGGCGCCGGCCTCGCTTTATCATCCCCGAATCGCCCCGACGATGATCGAGGAGGGAAAGGTCTATCCGACCATGGACGGAAAGTTTGTGTTTGAAAATGCGGTCCAGTTGATGAGTCTGGTCTCCCAAGAAGTGCTGGTGGAACAGAACCTGACGGTGGATCAGATTCAGCATGTCATTCCCCATCAGGCGAATTTACGGATCATTGAAGCCATCGCGGAACGGATGCAAATTCCCATGGAGAAGGTCCATCACAACATCGAAACGCGCGGTAATACCAACTCAGCGACAATCCCCATTCTTCTGGATGAAACCCTGCGTGCCGGAAAAATCGCCGAGGGGGATTTGATTCTCATGATGAGTTTTGGATCGGGTTTTAGCTGGGGCGCCGGGCTGATGAGGTGGTAGGCGGGGGAGTCGGGCGGCGGACGGGAACACGGGCGCGAGCCGGGCGTTTAAAGCCGTAACGAAACGTCGGCGCCCGACCGGTGTTGGAATCGATAATGTCGATGATGTGCCCCGTCTGCTTTTCCCACTTTCTTAACGCACCTTCAAGAATCGGCTGATTGACCGACCAGATCATTTCGTCGGTTCCTTCCAAAACGCTTTCGTTAAAAAGGGTGTAGCCGATGCTGTAGGTCTGAAAACCGGTTTCGTCGGGTCCTCCCCAGACAATAAACGTGCATGGTTCCTGAATCTGGATGCGCACAAGATTGTCGGGGTCGTGGTGCGTCCGGACAAAGCCGATGATGTTGAGGTTTAAGCGGAGGGTCCAGATCGGCTCCTTGAGATTTTTCATGATGAGCATCAGCTCGTCCAAAAAGGTTTGCTGTTCAAGGTTTTGCTTTTTGATGTGCTGGGTGGCGTTGTAGGTGATGATTTCGAGGCTGTCGGGCAAAACAAGGCCGAAAAACGAGCGGAGAAAA
It encodes the following:
- a CDS encoding ketoacyl-ACP synthase III; the encoded protein is MLHLRSLITGAGSYLPPRVVTNAELAKKFNTTDEWIREKIGIRERRYVDKGVGTSDLALEASKKALEAAEKKPADVDCIIFATSTPDYFAPGSGVLLQKKLGCRKIPAFDIRNTSPGFLFSLELADSMIRIGKYQCILVIAAEVHSTGLDFSDRGRMMSVIFGDGAGAVVLEPTEGNHGILTTRLRSDGTYYDKLWCEAPASLYHPRIAPTMIEEGKVYPTMDGKFVFENAVQLMSLVSQEVLVEQNLTVDQIQHVIPHQANLRIIEAIAERMQIPMEKVHHNIETRGNTNSATIPILLDETLRAGKIAEGDLILMMSFGSGFSWGAGLMRW